A genomic stretch from Rubripirellula reticaptiva includes:
- a CDS encoding FG-GAP-like repeat-containing protein — MNINRFRRPPYLLGLAIAISLSLQIGCNRSLSFDDDPSSNGVAASASSVAKTASRTLDEDPPPDASIDSLSSVRVDSIRRSRQQIDQEHWESANESLMKLLAIYPTDSEALFLMAIVFHARGETSQAIELLDEIPVSKNGLAIQTIGRSAELCVELKRYDDAVNRYLKLIKLIPTSALAHRRLASLYNDLGRRHEAARHVRLLCKIGDVRQDELHSLMVLSDTNTEIPFGPSGRARVLFTKQKFALAADAFGDDGVDTADPPAVRAFYGRCLAEMQDDERLLRWMEQLDTPTKSYAETWSAIGTWMVNHQRFEEAVGAFAEAILRDPTDARSYRRMHQSLVALGMNVEAEKWETQQAKLREVTIASNELGTTHQGDAARYHTVIDGLVGLGRPLESVLWNALAISQQPNAAAPQSRDMLNELNQKRLDLVQSGDAFPSANIRLCGLDINRFPKVDFANLVDPAMLAEASVSKSRQSIASVQPPRFDDIAVAVGLNHTFQVASVVQKSQFMIQQSVGGGVAVIDFDLDGECDLYFAQGGADPPEFIGRMTNQLFRNLGGQLVDVTQLSATTERRYSTGVTAGDWNQDGFADLAISNIGSNTLMINNGDGTFRSEAIDSSDDRTQLSTSIAMADLSGDGLPDIYEENYVGDPDIAAKPKVDGEGVLQIVAPSDYQPAIDRICESLGSGDRTSRPVSVLDSDRRTGLGIVITNLDLSPGNEVFVGNDVRANQLWRRDSAGDWFDAAPTAGNSLGFDGSLTASMGIAMGDFDRSGTPDLHVTNFEDSPARLYLNYGGSFQDRAMSMKLSDDSFKVLGFGSQSLDYNNDGCEDLVVANGHVENMDLPTSPFQQPPQVFANFGDHFELQRHDDPSSYFGSLHVGRAMARLDFNRDGKSDFVVTHMGEPSGLLINQTQTDHHWLQLSLVGVSSERDAIGATIEVNVGDQTWTGWVVTGDGYLCRNEQVVSFGLGEEQRIDDVTVTWPDGSQSQYSEITVDQRWLIVQNNPNAFSLSQ, encoded by the coding sequence TTGAATATCAATCGGTTCCGCCGACCTCCGTATTTGTTGGGACTCGCAATCGCGATATCCCTATCGCTGCAGATCGGCTGCAACCGTAGTTTATCATTTGACGACGACCCGTCGTCGAATGGTGTGGCAGCATCGGCATCGTCGGTTGCCAAGACTGCTTCTCGAACGCTCGATGAGGACCCGCCGCCGGACGCGAGTATAGATTCTCTGTCATCGGTTCGCGTCGATTCAATCCGACGATCGCGACAACAAATCGATCAAGAGCATTGGGAATCCGCTAACGAATCGCTGATGAAGTTGCTTGCGATCTACCCAACGGATTCAGAAGCCTTGTTCTTGATGGCAATCGTTTTCCACGCCAGGGGCGAGACGTCCCAAGCGATCGAACTGCTCGACGAAATACCCGTTTCTAAAAACGGATTGGCGATCCAAACAATCGGACGATCCGCCGAGTTATGTGTCGAGCTGAAGCGGTACGACGATGCAGTTAACCGCTACTTGAAACTTATCAAGCTGATCCCAACGTCAGCATTAGCCCATCGCCGCCTCGCATCGCTCTACAACGACTTGGGGCGACGACATGAAGCAGCTCGCCATGTTCGTTTGTTGTGCAAGATCGGCGACGTTCGCCAAGACGAACTGCATTCGTTGATGGTGCTAAGCGATACCAACACCGAAATCCCGTTCGGTCCCAGTGGCCGCGCCCGTGTGCTGTTCACCAAACAAAAGTTCGCCCTAGCTGCTGACGCGTTCGGTGATGACGGTGTTGATACCGCGGATCCTCCGGCAGTCCGTGCGTTCTACGGACGATGCTTGGCGGAAATGCAGGATGACGAACGACTACTACGTTGGATGGAGCAACTTGATACGCCGACCAAATCGTACGCCGAAACATGGTCGGCGATCGGTACTTGGATGGTCAACCATCAACGTTTCGAAGAAGCCGTGGGTGCTTTCGCCGAAGCGATTCTCCGCGATCCTACCGATGCTCGTTCTTACCGCCGGATGCATCAATCGCTGGTCGCACTGGGCATGAATGTTGAAGCTGAGAAGTGGGAGACGCAACAAGCGAAGCTGCGCGAAGTCACGATCGCCAGCAACGAACTGGGAACCACTCATCAGGGCGACGCCGCGCGTTACCACACGGTGATCGACGGGCTGGTTGGGCTGGGCCGTCCGCTCGAATCAGTGCTCTGGAACGCTCTTGCAATTTCCCAGCAGCCAAACGCTGCTGCACCCCAGTCGCGGGACATGCTTAACGAACTGAATCAAAAAAGGCTCGACCTTGTTCAGTCGGGCGATGCGTTTCCGTCGGCCAATATTCGGCTGTGTGGATTGGACATCAACCGTTTTCCGAAAGTTGATTTCGCCAACCTAGTTGACCCGGCGATGCTGGCCGAAGCATCCGTTTCTAAATCGCGGCAATCTATCGCTTCGGTCCAACCGCCTCGTTTCGACGACATCGCGGTTGCCGTTGGTCTGAATCACACATTCCAAGTCGCCAGTGTCGTTCAAAAATCGCAATTCATGATCCAGCAAAGCGTCGGCGGCGGAGTTGCGGTTATCGATTTTGATCTAGACGGCGAGTGTGATCTTTACTTTGCCCAGGGAGGCGCCGATCCGCCCGAATTCATTGGCCGCATGACGAACCAGTTGTTTAGAAACCTCGGTGGACAGCTGGTCGATGTGACGCAGTTATCGGCAACCACCGAGCGACGTTATTCGACCGGCGTCACCGCTGGCGACTGGAACCAGGACGGGTTTGCAGATTTGGCAATTTCTAATATCGGCAGCAACACACTGATGATCAACAACGGTGACGGGACGTTTCGATCTGAAGCGATCGATTCAAGTGACGATCGAACTCAGTTAAGCACTTCGATCGCGATGGCCGATTTATCGGGCGATGGCTTGCCGGACATCTACGAAGAAAACTACGTAGGTGATCCTGACATCGCGGCCAAGCCCAAGGTCGACGGCGAGGGCGTGCTGCAGATCGTCGCGCCATCGGATTACCAACCGGCGATCGATCGCATCTGCGAAAGTCTCGGGTCGGGCGACCGAACGAGCCGACCGGTCAGCGTTCTGGATTCGGATCGCCGAACGGGGTTAGGCATCGTGATCACGAATCTTGATTTGTCTCCGGGCAACGAAGTCTTTGTCGGAAACGACGTCCGGGCGAATCAATTGTGGCGAAGAGATTCCGCCGGGGATTGGTTTGACGCAGCACCGACGGCGGGCAACTCCTTGGGATTCGACGGATCCTTGACGGCGTCGATGGGCATTGCAATGGGTGACTTTGATCGCTCGGGCACGCCCGATTTGCATGTCACTAATTTCGAAGACAGTCCCGCTCGTTTGTATTTGAATTACGGTGGATCGTTCCAAGACCGGGCGATGTCGATGAAGTTGTCCGACGACAGTTTCAAAGTCTTGGGATTTGGGTCACAGTCGTTGGATTACAACAACGACGGTTGTGAGGACCTGGTAGTTGCCAATGGGCACGTGGAAAATATGGACTTGCCAACGTCGCCATTCCAGCAGCCACCCCAGGTGTTTGCCAACTTTGGCGATCACTTTGAATTGCAACGTCATGACGATCCGTCAAGCTATTTTGGATCATTGCACGTCGGGCGCGCGATGGCCCGATTGGATTTCAACCGTGATGGAAAATCAGACTTTGTGGTCACTCACATGGGCGAGCCGTCGGGGCTGCTAATCAATCAAACTCAAACCGACCATCACTGGCTGCAATTGTCGTTGGTGGGCGTCAGTAGCGAACGCGATGCGATCGGAGCGACGATCGAGGTGAATGTCGGCGATCAAACATGGACCGGTTGGGTCGTGACCGGCGACGGCTATCTTTGCCGCAATGAACAAGTCGTCTCATTCGGGCTGGGTGAGGAACAACGAATCGATGACGTCACCGTGACATGGCCCGACGGATCGCAGTCGCAATACTCCGAAATCACGGTGGACCAGCGATGGCTAATTGTACAGAACAATCCGAACGCGTTTTCATTGTCGCAGTAG
- a CDS encoding AraC family transcriptional regulator, producing MKKKKAKSVALLIESSNAYCRGMLQGIAAYMHENEQWSIRLPELERDAPPPRWLKTWKGDGIIARIENEQFADALRFSKIPLIDVSAARCIPKLPLVEIDEAGIAEAAFDHLRERGFENLAFCGEAKFKWSTLRQNAFVKRAADAGLACNVFQPLRSSRGRASIDRETKELAKWLQSLPRPVAVLACYDLKARQILDICREIPLRVPEDIALLGVDNDEVLCDLATPPLSSVIPASRKIGYTAAQSLDHLMQGKKLKHHIQLIGPLGVATRQSTEILAVEDLDVAEAMQFIRDHQSEHINVQDVMAVVPVSRRSLEVRFRKIVGRTIYQEIIRLRIDRICQLLVDSKLSLAQIARRTGFDSVEYMSVAFRRAKGMPPGRFRRNQP from the coding sequence ATGAAGAAGAAGAAGGCAAAATCCGTCGCTCTGCTGATCGAGTCATCTAATGCGTATTGCCGCGGCATGCTGCAGGGGATCGCCGCCTACATGCACGAGAACGAACAGTGGTCGATTCGGTTGCCGGAACTGGAACGCGACGCACCGCCGCCACGTTGGCTAAAAACCTGGAAGGGCGACGGAATCATCGCCCGGATCGAAAACGAACAATTTGCCGACGCCCTGCGTTTTTCGAAAATTCCGTTGATTGACGTCAGTGCCGCGCGATGTATCCCAAAGCTTCCGCTCGTCGAGATCGATGAAGCCGGTATCGCCGAAGCCGCATTTGATCACCTACGCGAGCGAGGGTTCGAAAATCTTGCGTTCTGTGGTGAAGCGAAGTTCAAGTGGTCGACACTTCGTCAAAACGCATTCGTGAAACGGGCGGCAGATGCCGGTCTGGCGTGCAACGTTTTCCAGCCGCTCCGATCGTCGCGAGGGCGCGCATCAATTGACCGTGAAACGAAGGAACTCGCGAAGTGGCTTCAATCCTTACCACGTCCCGTCGCGGTTCTAGCTTGTTATGACCTGAAAGCGCGTCAGATTCTAGACATTTGCCGCGAAATCCCACTGAGGGTTCCCGAGGACATTGCTCTGTTGGGCGTCGATAACGATGAAGTGTTGTGCGATCTGGCAACGCCACCGCTATCGAGCGTGATCCCAGCATCTAGAAAGATCGGCTACACGGCTGCTCAGTCGCTCGATCACTTGATGCAGGGCAAGAAGCTTAAACATCATATCCAGTTGATCGGACCGCTCGGTGTTGCAACTCGCCAATCGACAGAAATTCTTGCCGTCGAGGACCTCGATGTTGCCGAGGCGATGCAGTTCATTCGTGATCATCAAAGCGAACATATCAACGTGCAGGATGTGATGGCGGTCGTTCCGGTATCCCGACGCTCGCTTGAAGTTCGTTTCCGAAAAATTGTTGGACGAACGATCTATCAAGAGATTATTCGCCTGCGCATCGACAGGATCTGCCAGTTGCTTGTCGATTCGAAACTATCGCTCGCTCAGATCGCCAGGCGGACAGGTTTCGATTCAGTCGAATACATGAGCGTTGCATTCCGCCGCGCAAAAGGAATGCCACCCGGCCGTTTCCGCAGAAACCAACCTTGA
- a CDS encoding DUF1559 domain-containing protein, which produces MRTALKRRGGFTLVELLVVIAIIGVLVGLLLPAVQAAREAARRMSCSNNFKQIGLGLHNYHSAYKQLPKQFGGTYASPGGNDNTSNRGRLSFLVGTLPFLEQQGLWEQISNPRPLLDAGGGIVLTYPAMGPVPFRNNYAPWITQVPGFRCPSDPSVPSADLPAYTNYAASHGDCFWEQTEIGIEENGNTVTDATWGEGNAKKYARGAFKARHTTRFRDFLDGLSGSLMCGEIIADTGEMELSGAAIRAEGAMQGTSPGAWATQAGEGGIMVDPLRPRFYTGRDVQLSPGNDDRGRGRQWANGREMFTRFHSIRPPNSYNVMRWWDNNGMWCASSRHQGGAHVLMGDGAVKFITDSIDTGDQTALPLLDQGRGLGKESPYGVWGAAGTIASKETLSLED; this is translated from the coding sequence ATGCGAACTGCATTAAAAAGACGTGGCGGTTTTACGCTCGTCGAACTGCTGGTGGTCATCGCGATCATCGGTGTCCTAGTTGGACTGCTGCTGCCGGCGGTCCAGGCGGCACGTGAAGCTGCCCGACGAATGAGCTGCAGCAACAATTTCAAGCAAATTGGACTTGGTCTGCACAACTATCATTCCGCATACAAGCAATTGCCGAAGCAATTCGGCGGAACTTATGCTTCGCCAGGCGGAAACGACAACACATCGAACAGGGGGCGATTGAGCTTCTTGGTTGGAACGCTTCCATTCCTGGAGCAGCAAGGTTTGTGGGAGCAAATTTCCAATCCGCGCCCGTTGTTGGATGCTGGTGGTGGAATTGTGCTGACTTACCCAGCGATGGGGCCAGTCCCCTTTCGCAACAACTACGCGCCTTGGATCACTCAAGTTCCTGGTTTCCGTTGCCCGAGCGATCCTTCGGTACCATCGGCCGACCTTCCCGCCTACACGAACTATGCCGCTTCGCACGGCGATTGTTTCTGGGAACAAACAGAAATCGGAATCGAAGAGAATGGTAACACCGTGACCGACGCGACTTGGGGCGAAGGCAATGCTAAGAAGTATGCTCGCGGCGCTTTCAAAGCACGTCACACGACTCGCTTTCGTGACTTCTTGGACGGTCTGTCCGGTTCATTGATGTGTGGCGAGATCATCGCTGACACTGGTGAAATGGAACTTTCGGGTGCCGCGATTCGTGCCGAAGGTGCCATGCAAGGCACATCGCCCGGAGCGTGGGCGACCCAAGCCGGCGAAGGCGGAATCATGGTCGACCCACTGCGCCCACGGTTTTATACCGGTCGCGACGTTCAGTTGAGTCCTGGGAACGATGACCGGGGTCGGGGACGCCAATGGGCCAACGGTCGTGAAATGTTTACTCGCTTCCACTCAATCCGTCCGCCTAACAGTTACAACGTGATGCGTTGGTGGGACAACAACGGAATGTGGTGCGCATCGAGCCGGCACCAAGGCGGTGCTCACGTGTTGATGGGTGACGGAGCCGTCAAGTTTATCACCGATTCGATCGACACCGGCGATCAAACAGCGCTTCCGTTGTTGGACCAAGGTCGCGGACTTGGCAAAGAAAGCCCGTATGGCGTTTGGGGTGCCGCAGGCACAATCGCCAGCAAGGAAACGCTCTCACTAGAAGACTGA
- a CDS encoding PVC-type heme-binding CxxCH protein, whose product MNIKLLPLSLFLVAWIAGLPDRAAADADSGTIRVLFLGDTGRNHEPRLRCSELRQTLQDRGIALTYTDETSELTPKNLANFDAVLLFADIAFVDRVHVDALMNFVRDGGAFVPIHCASDCFRNIPEFVDIVGAQFKEHGAGVFRAQVARPEHPLMIGYGGFESWDETYVHQFHNDVSRTVLEYRLTDGGREPWTWIRHEGKGRVFYTAWGHDAVTWTNPGFQNLIERGIRWSVGRDPRDAGDYLADQAFPIPKIKPLQTDLPPFDFVDVGGKLPRYFGRDDAPGQPNTENLMQKPLAAEESLKHIVVPEGFHVELFASDPDINGKPICMAWDDRGRLWIAETIDYPNLLHEDGFGNDRIRICEDTDGDGRADRFTVFAENLSIPSAMAFSGGGVIVQNGTQTIFLRDSDNDDCADVRELLLSNWDLKDTHGGVSNFQYGLDNWIWGMQGYNQSEPEAGGNVVSRFRMGFFRMRPDASEIEFIRSTNNNTWGLGFSEEGFVFGSTANGNPSVYMPIANRYYERVQGWTPSLTLSSIADNHLFDPVAENIRQGDWQGGYTSATGHALYTAREYPQEYWNSVAFVNGPTGHLIGAFLLKRNGSDFSSRSDFNMLASDDEWTAPTMTEVGPDGQVWVADWYNYVMQHNPAPEGFETGRGGAYETELRDNRRGRIYRIVADDWVRKPVVDLHQVSPDEWVDALSHSTMAIRKHAQRLIVERGDTDVAPELIELVRDQTTDEIGLNVGAIHGLWTLSGLGLLDGRHADATNAAHDAMRHPSSGVRRNAVMVLPPTKESASALLDAELLSDGDRQVQLAAILAFSDFGVAGLSADTSSDDDTRKSVASSLLAVMENYNAMADRWIPDALTCAAAQYSRPFLNTLGLASELPPSGQSIIQRVAEHHARSEAAGDEPIILANLALASTDVLDSVIDGFAKGSSGVTHQTLDPKTDKKLQSVFERVSLESKRKLIRLASRWSSRGLTRYRQDLVADLMRTVHDSDESEDERVAAATDAIEYQPSDRDIVVNVFNEITPRTEPTLAVKLIRTMEASQWSGLGDEVVGRLAAFTPSARQAAFDLLLQRTESTRSLLDAARQGKVSLGELSFEQQRSLSLHPDTSVKRMANQLLALGGTATDPNRVKVLDRYRRATLVRGDIGRGKEIFNEHCGTCHLHGKLGKRVGPDLTGMAVHPKRELLTHILDPDRSVEGNYLAYTVLTTNGVVHTGMLAGESKAVVELIDAHGKIAHILRDEIDQLVASRVSIMPTGFENSIDVDSMADLLEFLVRQSEFVPIPLDRYATAISTKGMFLDDGPDHFKFVDWSPKEFKGVPFQLINPLGQSRPNVIMLNCTKAPIPSSMPMSVRLPCNMPASVIHFLSGVAGWGYPSHINPSLTMTVRLNYHDGIVEDHPLINGVHFADYISRIEVPGSEFAFGFEQGQQLRYLQISPRRGETIDSIDLLKGVDDSAPVVVAVTVQPIPIPVPSR is encoded by the coding sequence ATGAATATCAAGTTACTTCCCCTATCGTTGTTTCTCGTTGCGTGGATCGCAGGGCTTCCGGATCGCGCTGCGGCCGATGCGGATTCTGGCACCATTCGAGTTTTGTTTCTCGGTGACACGGGACGCAACCACGAACCGCGACTGCGTTGCAGCGAACTGCGCCAGACGCTGCAGGACCGTGGCATTGCGCTGACATACACCGACGAAACGTCCGAACTGACGCCGAAGAATTTGGCCAATTTCGACGCTGTGTTGCTATTTGCCGATATTGCATTCGTCGATCGTGTCCATGTCGACGCGCTGATGAACTTCGTTCGTGACGGGGGCGCGTTTGTTCCGATTCATTGTGCCAGTGATTGCTTCCGCAACATTCCCGAATTTGTCGACATCGTCGGCGCCCAGTTCAAGGAGCACGGCGCGGGCGTGTTCCGTGCCCAAGTGGCTCGTCCGGAACATCCCTTGATGATCGGCTATGGAGGCTTTGAGAGTTGGGACGAGACGTATGTGCATCAATTTCACAACGACGTAAGCCGAACGGTTTTAGAATATCGATTGACCGACGGAGGTCGCGAGCCATGGACATGGATTCGCCACGAGGGCAAAGGGCGAGTTTTCTACACCGCGTGGGGACACGACGCGGTTACGTGGACCAACCCCGGCTTCCAGAACCTAATCGAGCGAGGCATTCGTTGGTCGGTCGGCCGAGACCCTCGGGATGCCGGGGACTATTTGGCGGATCAGGCATTTCCAATTCCTAAGATCAAGCCGTTGCAAACGGACCTTCCGCCGTTTGACTTCGTTGACGTTGGTGGAAAGTTGCCGAGGTACTTCGGGCGTGACGATGCGCCTGGCCAGCCGAATACTGAGAACTTGATGCAGAAACCTTTGGCGGCGGAAGAGTCGCTGAAGCACATCGTGGTTCCCGAGGGCTTTCACGTCGAATTATTTGCTTCGGATCCTGACATCAACGGGAAACCGATTTGTATGGCATGGGATGACCGAGGACGTCTTTGGATTGCCGAAACGATCGACTATCCCAACCTCTTACACGAAGACGGTTTCGGCAACGATCGAATCCGAATCTGCGAAGACACCGACGGTGACGGGCGGGCAGACCGATTCACTGTATTTGCCGAAAACCTAAGCATACCTTCGGCGATGGCTTTTTCAGGCGGCGGTGTCATCGTTCAAAACGGAACCCAAACGATTTTTCTTCGCGACAGTGATAACGACGATTGCGCCGACGTTCGCGAACTTCTGCTTTCCAATTGGGATTTGAAAGACACGCACGGCGGCGTCAGCAATTTCCAATACGGATTGGACAATTGGATTTGGGGAATGCAGGGCTACAACCAATCCGAGCCTGAAGCCGGCGGCAATGTCGTGTCTCGATTCCGCATGGGGTTCTTTCGAATGCGTCCCGATGCATCGGAGATCGAATTTATCCGCTCGACCAACAACAATACTTGGGGGCTCGGGTTCAGCGAAGAAGGGTTTGTTTTCGGGTCCACCGCAAACGGCAATCCCAGCGTCTACATGCCGATCGCGAATCGATATTACGAACGGGTCCAGGGGTGGACGCCTTCATTGACACTATCGTCGATCGCGGACAACCATTTGTTCGACCCGGTCGCCGAAAACATTCGCCAAGGTGACTGGCAAGGTGGTTACACATCGGCGACGGGGCATGCCTTATACACCGCGCGGGAGTACCCGCAAGAATACTGGAACTCGGTTGCTTTTGTGAACGGTCCGACCGGCCATTTGATCGGCGCGTTTTTGCTGAAACGCAATGGCAGCGATTTCAGTTCCCGCAGTGATTTCAATATGTTGGCCAGCGACGATGAATGGACCGCTCCGACGATGACCGAGGTCGGCCCCGATGGCCAAGTATGGGTTGCCGACTGGTACAACTACGTGATGCAGCACAATCCGGCGCCCGAAGGTTTCGAGACGGGGCGGGGCGGAGCTTACGAAACAGAACTGCGAGACAATCGCCGCGGCAGGATCTATCGGATCGTCGCTGATGATTGGGTTCGAAAACCAGTGGTGGATCTGCACCAAGTCAGCCCCGACGAATGGGTCGATGCGTTATCGCACTCGACGATGGCGATTCGAAAACACGCGCAGCGGTTGATCGTCGAGCGTGGCGATACAGATGTGGCACCGGAACTGATTGAATTGGTTCGCGACCAAACGACCGACGAAATCGGTTTGAACGTCGGCGCCATTCATGGATTGTGGACGTTGTCTGGTTTGGGATTGCTTGACGGTCGGCACGCGGATGCGACCAATGCAGCCCATGACGCAATGCGTCACCCGTCGTCGGGAGTGCGCCGAAACGCGGTGATGGTTCTGCCGCCGACGAAGGAATCGGCATCGGCGCTGTTGGACGCCGAGCTTTTAAGCGATGGTGATCGACAAGTCCAACTTGCGGCGATCTTGGCTTTCTCGGACTTCGGCGTCGCGGGTCTTTCGGCCGATACCTCGTCCGACGATGACACCCGGAAATCCGTAGCCAGCTCTCTTTTGGCCGTCATGGAAAACTACAACGCGATGGCGGACCGTTGGATTCCCGACGCGTTGACTTGTGCCGCAGCGCAATACAGTCGCCCCTTTCTTAACACGCTTGGTCTGGCGAGCGAATTGCCGCCTTCGGGCCAATCGATCATCCAACGTGTCGCCGAACATCACGCCAGAAGCGAAGCGGCCGGTGATGAACCGATAATCCTGGCAAACCTGGCATTGGCATCGACGGACGTTTTAGACAGCGTGATCGATGGATTCGCAAAGGGAAGCAGCGGCGTGACGCACCAAACGCTTGACCCTAAGACGGACAAGAAGTTGCAGTCGGTGTTCGAACGCGTTTCGTTGGAATCAAAGAGGAAGCTGATTCGACTCGCGTCTCGTTGGAGCAGCCGTGGATTGACGCGATACCGTCAAGACTTAGTAGCCGATCTGATGCGCACCGTTCACGATAGTGACGAGAGCGAAGATGAACGCGTTGCGGCCGCCACGGACGCGATCGAGTACCAGCCGTCGGATCGCGATATCGTTGTCAATGTGTTCAACGAAATCACGCCGCGAACGGAACCCACGCTTGCGGTGAAACTGATTCGTACGATGGAGGCAAGTCAGTGGAGCGGTTTGGGTGACGAGGTCGTGGGACGACTTGCCGCCTTCACCCCATCGGCCCGCCAAGCGGCGTTCGATCTGTTGCTGCAGCGCACCGAATCGACCCGATCCCTATTGGACGCGGCCCGTCAAGGAAAGGTGTCGCTTGGCGAGTTGTCTTTCGAACAGCAAAGGTCGTTGTCGTTACATCCCGACACTTCGGTCAAACGAATGGCGAATCAGTTGCTCGCCCTTGGCGGAACCGCAACCGATCCCAATCGTGTGAAGGTCCTAGACCGATATCGGCGTGCCACGTTGGTGCGTGGCGATATCGGACGCGGCAAAGAAATCTTTAACGAGCACTGCGGGACGTGCCACCTTCACGGCAAACTGGGAAAACGTGTCGGCCCCGATTTGACAGGCATGGCAGTGCATCCCAAACGAGAACTCTTGACTCACATTCTTGATCCCGATCGAAGCGTCGAAGGCAACTATCTCGCTTACACGGTGCTAACGACCAATGGTGTTGTCCACACCGGCATGCTCGCCGGCGAGTCGAAGGCTGTGGTGGAGCTGATCGACGCTCACGGCAAGATCGCCCACATTTTGCGAGACGAAATCGATCAATTGGTTGCCTCGCGAGTTTCGATCATGCCGACTGGATTCGAAAATTCGATCGATGTCGATTCGATGGCTGACCTCTTGGAGTTCCTGGTTCGTCAAAGTGAGTTTGTTCCAATACCCTTGGATCGATACGCAACCGCCATCAGCACCAAAGGCATGTTTCTGGATGACGGACCCGACCACTTTAAGTTCGTTGATTGGAGCCCCAAGGAATTCAAGGGCGTTCCGTTTCAATTGATCAACCCGCTGGGTCAGTCACGACCCAACGTCATCATGCTGAACTGCACAAAGGCACCGATCCCATCGTCGATGCCGATGTCGGTCAGGCTACCCTGCAACATGCCGGCCAGCGTCATCCACTTCTTGTCCGGTGTTGCCGGCTGGGGCTACCCGTCCCACATCAACCCGTCGCTGACGATGACCGTCCGTTTGAACTATCACGACGGAATCGTCGAAGATCACCCGTTGATCAACGGCGTTCACTTTGCCGACTACATCTCGCGAATCGAGGTACCCGGAAGCGAATTTGCATTCGGGTTCGAGCAAGGTCAGCAACTGCGTTACCTTCAAATTTCACCTCGACGCGGGGAAACGATCGATTCCATCGATCTGCTCAAAGGCGTCGACGATTCGGCACCCGTTGTTGTCGCTGTGACTGTCCAACCGATCCCGATCCCAGTCCCGTCTCGCTAA